In Paenibacillus ihbetae, the following are encoded in one genomic region:
- the pulA gene encoding type I pullulanase → MDMIKSCTSSRLGASYSKQGTIFQVWAPAAKSVRLALYDSAGEYNDNGLVTNHEGGERYVMDRSLDGIWSVHVHGDLHGKFYMYEIRSEDNTACYGVDPYARAVSANGCRGAIIDPAVTNPEGWANDVRPPLLQPTDAVVYELHVRDFSIHTDSGMKYRGKFKAFTERGLRDEHGNTLGLDHLVELGITHVHLLPIFDFATVNELDGYGSDSISSQYNWGYDPLHYNVPEGSYATDPMDPAVRIRELKEMIQALHACGIRVVMDVVYNHTFTVDDGPFERFAPGYFYRRDSGGALSNGSGVGNELATEKPMVRKFIKDSLRYWAEEYHIDGFRFDLMGLIDTTTMKEVVQELREKVDPSLLFYGEPWTGGLSPLAEQTVKGTQRGQGFAVFNDHFRYAIKGDNDGRGRGFAAGEPWTEGAIAEGMMGSIHDFAQEACETVNYVTVHDNLNLWDKMLIALGMDQEAGLLRLHDGRLGNGGSLWEATAASRPYAGVEADQVMSSEPVRRSLLANGIVLLAQGIPLLHAGDELLRTKFGDHNSYRSGDAINAIRWSNKRLFKPVFDYYKGLIQLRRSQPAFRMSKREEIERRMQVLQASDRLVACRIQGGSRSGEWRQIVVIANANEQDLTVELPPTPYRWSIVVNEERAGTEPIGTTNQASIRVPGVSLMVLYEDHSAFKDGLVKIELEYERKDGKYEGWNAWVWGTGVQDGSVSLSQGVDSKARAVIYAAAGVQRIGCIIRLREWENREGDRDYYIDIPPGQKTVRFSMHSGSEGWSVTQRSGVAS, encoded by the coding sequence ATGGACATGATCAAGAGCTGTACGAGCAGCAGGCTGGGAGCGAGCTATAGCAAGCAGGGAACCATCTTTCAGGTGTGGGCTCCCGCTGCGAAGAGCGTTCGGCTGGCGCTCTATGATAGTGCCGGCGAGTACAACGATAATGGCCTTGTGACAAACCATGAGGGCGGGGAACGATACGTAATGGATCGCAGCCTGGATGGAATCTGGAGCGTGCATGTCCACGGAGATCTGCACGGGAAATTTTATATGTACGAGATCCGGTCCGAAGACAACACGGCTTGCTATGGGGTGGATCCTTACGCCAGAGCTGTTTCGGCTAACGGCTGCCGGGGAGCGATCATCGATCCGGCCGTTACCAATCCCGAGGGATGGGCGAACGATGTAAGACCGCCGCTGCTTCAGCCGACCGATGCCGTGGTGTACGAGCTTCATGTGCGCGATTTCTCGATTCATACCGATTCGGGAATGAAATATAGAGGGAAATTCAAGGCTTTTACCGAGCGCGGACTCAGGGATGAGCACGGCAACACGCTTGGTTTGGACCATCTGGTCGAGCTTGGCATCACGCATGTGCATTTGCTTCCGATCTTCGATTTTGCCACGGTCAATGAGCTCGACGGATACGGCTCCGACTCCATCAGCAGCCAGTACAACTGGGGCTATGATCCGCTGCATTACAATGTTCCCGAAGGATCATATGCAACCGACCCGATGGACCCTGCCGTCCGGATCCGCGAGCTAAAGGAAATGATTCAGGCGCTGCATGCCTGCGGAATCCGTGTCGTCATGGATGTCGTATACAACCATACGTTTACGGTGGATGACGGGCCATTCGAACGGTTTGCTCCGGGATATTTTTATCGCAGGGACTCGGGCGGTGCTCTATCCAACGGTTCCGGGGTCGGTAACGAGCTGGCGACGGAGAAGCCGATGGTGCGCAAATTTATCAAGGATTCGCTCAGGTACTGGGCAGAGGAATATCATATCGACGGATTCCGGTTCGATCTGATGGGGCTCATCGATACAACCACCATGAAGGAAGTGGTGCAGGAGCTTCGGGAGAAGGTTGATCCGTCGCTGCTGTTTTACGGCGAGCCGTGGACCGGAGGGCTTAGCCCGCTGGCGGAGCAGACCGTGAAGGGCACGCAGCGGGGCCAAGGCTTTGCGGTGTTCAACGACCATTTCCGGTATGCCATCAAAGGCGATAATGACGGGCGAGGAAGAGGGTTTGCTGCCGGCGAACCGTGGACGGAAGGGGCGATTGCGGAAGGAATGATGGGGTCCATCCACGATTTTGCGCAGGAGGCTTGCGAGACGGTGAATTATGTCACGGTCCATGACAACCTAAATCTATGGGATAAGATGTTGATTGCGTTGGGCATGGACCAGGAGGCGGGTCTGCTTCGGCTGCATGACGGCAGGCTGGGGAACGGGGGCAGCCTCTGGGAGGCCACGGCAGCTTCCCGGCCTTATGCCGGCGTCGAAGCGGACCAGGTCATGTCATCGGAGCCGGTCCGCCGCAGCCTGCTTGCCAACGGGATCGTGCTGCTTGCTCAAGGCATTCCGCTGCTGCACGCTGGCGACGAGCTGCTCCGGACGAAATTTGGCGACCACAACAGCTACCGGAGCGGTGATGCCATTAACGCAATCCGCTGGTCCAACAAAAGGCTGTTCAAGCCGGTGTTCGATTATTATAAAGGACTGATCCAGCTTCGCCGTTCGCAGCCGGCCTTTCGGATGTCGAAGCGCGAGGAAATTGAGCGCCGCATGCAGGTGCTCCAGGCAAGCGACCGCTTGGTCGCCTGCCGTATTCAAGGCGGCTCCCGCAGCGGGGAATGGAGGCAAATCGTCGTTATTGCCAACGCGAATGAGCAGGATTTGACGGTCGAGCTGCCGCCTACGCCATACCGCTGGAGCATCGTGGTGAACGAGGAGCGCGCTGGCACTGAACCGATTGGAACGACGAATCAGGCGTCCATCCGGGTACCTGGTGTTTCCCTGATGGTTCTGTATGAAGACCACAGTGCTTTCAAAGACGGATTGGTCAAGATTGAGCTGGAGTACGAACGGAAGGACGGCAAGTACGAGGGCTGGAACGCATGGGTGTGGGGAACCGGCGTGCAGGACGGCAGCGTCTCGTTATCGCAAGGGGTCGACAGCAAGGCAAGGGCGGTCATATACGCCGCAGCGGGCGTTCAGCGGATCGGCTGCATCATACGGCTCCGCGAGTGGGAGAACCGGGAGGGCGACCGGGATTACTATATCGACATCCCGCCTGGACAGAAGACGGTCCGTTTCTCGATGCATAGCGGAAGCGAGGGATGGTCCGTAACCCAGCGCAGCGGGGTTGCCAGTTAA
- the kduI gene encoding 5-dehydro-4-deoxy-D-glucuronate isomerase has translation MERRYASHPNEVKQFDTERLRKEFHIPVLFKPDELELVLTHEDRLIIGGAAPVHKPVKLDTDMKELGVSFFLERRELGIINIGGAGSVAVDGTEYPLNNKECLYVGMGAEEVIFTSNDPGNPAKFYLNSAPAHQSFPTAKATLEEADSSALGDIKNSNDRVIYRFIHQKGIQSAQLVMGMTLLKEGNMWNTMPAHTHPRRMEAYLYFDLPEDAVVIHLMGEPSETRHIIMRNEQAVISPSWSIHSGVGTSNYTFIWGMAGDNKRYDDMDPVSMKDLK, from the coding sequence ATGGAAAGAAGATATGCCTCACATCCGAATGAAGTTAAACAGTTTGATACCGAACGGCTGCGGAAGGAGTTTCACATCCCGGTTTTATTCAAGCCGGATGAATTGGAGCTTGTCCTTACGCATGAGGATCGCTTGATAATCGGCGGCGCTGCTCCGGTACACAAGCCGGTGAAGCTGGATACGGACATGAAGGAGCTGGGCGTATCCTTCTTCCTTGAGCGGCGCGAGCTCGGCATTATCAACATCGGAGGAGCTGGAAGCGTTGCCGTTGACGGCACGGAGTACCCGTTAAACAACAAAGAATGCCTTTACGTCGGCATGGGGGCAGAAGAAGTCATTTTTACAAGCAACGATCCGGGGAACCCGGCTAAGTTCTACCTGAATTCGGCTCCGGCTCACCAGTCATTCCCGACGGCTAAAGCGACGCTTGAGGAAGCCGATTCCAGCGCGCTTGGCGATATTAAAAATTCCAACGACCGCGTCATCTATCGTTTTATTCATCAGAAGGGCATTCAAAGCGCCCAGCTCGTCATGGGCATGACTCTGCTGAAGGAAGGCAATATGTGGAACACGATGCCTGCCCATACGCATCCGCGCCGCATGGAGGCTTACTTGTATTTCGATTTGCCGGAGGACGCGGTCGTCATTCATCTGATGGGAGAGCCTTCCGAAACAAGACATATCATCATGCGCAACGAGCAGGCGGTGATCTCCCCTAGCTGGTCGATTCACAGCGGTGTCGGCACAAGCAACTATACCTTTATTTGGGGAATGGCAGGAGATAATAAAAGATACGATGATATGGACCCTGTGTCCATGAAGGATTTAAAATAG
- a CDS encoding transporter substrate-binding domain-containing protein — MRGTRAKRSVSLLLLLSLASTMLLPGCTFDSQDRVPTPNMGINPYRVNTGNLLGNAVERGTLRIGTERDYPPFSYRGTGGRLTGFDVEIAEEVARHMDLRAEFTEEAWDRLLPGLTEGKYDAVFNQIEDRPDRRELYDFSIAYLSTVPVLLVRTGEEEIRSFSDMKGKRIGLNPTGAYQEIARKHGAEVVPAKYIREAADMLVKGSVDAVITDQLSVTNLKQQLPDLPVQAAASSREVFEVSAAFVKGNPDLLAAVNNALATMQQDGTYLTIWNKYFGDTPQSYKGIHDLKDKP; from the coding sequence ATGCGCGGAACACGTGCAAAACGATCTGTCAGCCTGCTCTTGCTGCTCTCCCTTGCAAGCACGATGCTGCTTCCCGGTTGTACATTCGACAGCCAGGACCGGGTGCCGACGCCGAATATGGGAATTAACCCGTACCGGGTCAATACGGGGAACCTGCTCGGCAATGCCGTGGAACGCGGCACTTTGCGGATCGGAACCGAGCGGGACTATCCTCCATTCAGCTATCGCGGCACCGGCGGAAGACTTACGGGGTTTGACGTGGAGATTGCCGAAGAGGTCGCACGCCATATGGATCTCAGGGCTGAATTTACAGAAGAAGCCTGGGACCGTCTCCTCCCCGGATTAACCGAAGGTAAATACGATGCCGTTTTTAATCAAATCGAAGACCGGCCCGACCGGCGGGAATTGTACGACTTCTCCATCGCCTATCTGTCAACCGTCCCCGTCTTACTGGTTCGGACCGGGGAAGAAGAAATCCGGTCTTTTTCGGATATGAAGGGCAAACGGATCGGCCTGAACCCGACGGGAGCCTATCAAGAAATTGCCCGGAAGCACGGAGCGGAGGTCGTGCCGGCCAAATATATACGGGAAGCCGCTGACATGCTGGTGAAGGGAAGCGTCGATGCGGTGATCACCGACCAGCTGTCCGTCACCAATCTGAAGCAGCAGCTGCCGGACCTGCCGGTGCAAGCGGCCGCTTCATCCAGGGAGGTATTCGAAGTATCCGCCGCATTCGTGAAAGGGAACCCCGATCTGCTCGCTGCGGTTAACAATGCACTGGCTACCATGCAGCAGGATGGAACCTACTTAACGATCTGGAACAAATACTTTGGGGATACCCCGCAAAGCTACAAAGGCATTCATGACCTCAAGGACAAGCCGTAG
- the ptsG gene encoding glucose-specific PTS transporter subunit IIBC: MFKRLFGVLQRVGKALMLPVAILPAAGLLLGLGNMLVNEDFLKYAPWLDAAWVQAAATIMMNAGQIVFTNLPLLFAVGVAVGLAGGEGVAGLAAIIGYLVMNVTMGSVIGVTPSMIGTNYEYASVLGIPTLATGVFGGIIVGILAASMYRRFFNMELPSYLGFFAGKRFVPIMTAATSLLLGLLMVVIWPPIQSALNTASHFMLEQNLTLSAFVFGVVERGLIPFGLHHIFYSPFWFEFGEYFNQAGQMVRGDQNIFMAQLRDGVEFTAGTFMTGKFPFMMFGLPAAALAIYHEARPEHKKYVAGIMGSAALTSFLTGITEPLEFSFLFVAPLLFAVHALFAGLSFMTMHILGTKIGMTFSGGLIDYMIFGVIPNRTPWWNVLIVGAILAVIYYFGFRFVIRKFNLKTPGREDAAAATDSGSKASGSSKDELPSNILTALGGQTNIAHLDACITRLRVEVKDKGNVDKARLKQLGASGVLEVGNNIQAIFGTRSDTIKSQIQDIISGKAAPTETTSATAGSPGEDAPVQPVVSNEQAGDTDAAEGTLVSEQIVSPVDGELMDISHVPDPVFSERMTGDGFAVVPHNGTIASPVNGKVFNVFPSKHAVGIMSDGGKEVLVHIGVNTVKLKGQGFTVLVEEGDAVTAGQPIMQVDLEYVKENAKSIISPIIFSNLPEGAAVKLNKTGDVKSGEEAIITITKG, from the coding sequence ATGTTTAAACGGCTTTTCGGCGTTTTGCAAAGAGTCGGTAAAGCGCTGATGCTGCCCGTAGCCATCCTTCCGGCTGCCGGTCTGCTGCTCGGTCTGGGCAATATGCTCGTCAATGAGGATTTCCTCAAGTATGCGCCTTGGCTTGATGCCGCCTGGGTACAAGCAGCTGCGACGATCATGATGAACGCAGGACAGATCGTGTTTACGAATCTGCCGCTGCTGTTCGCGGTAGGCGTAGCCGTCGGCTTGGCCGGAGGCGAAGGTGTAGCGGGTCTTGCTGCGATTATCGGGTATCTGGTCATGAACGTAACGATGGGAAGCGTCATCGGCGTAACCCCTTCCATGATCGGCACCAATTACGAGTATGCCAGTGTGTTAGGCATCCCGACATTAGCCACCGGGGTGTTCGGCGGAATTATCGTCGGCATACTTGCTGCCAGCATGTACCGAAGATTTTTCAATATGGAGCTTCCGTCCTATCTGGGCTTCTTCGCCGGGAAACGGTTTGTTCCGATTATGACGGCTGCGACTTCACTATTGCTAGGTTTATTGATGGTCGTGATCTGGCCGCCGATCCAGTCTGCGCTTAACACCGCATCCCATTTCATGCTGGAACAAAATTTGACGCTGTCCGCATTCGTATTCGGCGTCGTGGAACGCGGATTGATTCCATTCGGTCTGCACCACATCTTCTACTCCCCATTCTGGTTCGAATTCGGGGAATACTTTAATCAGGCAGGTCAAATGGTACGCGGTGATCAAAATATATTCATGGCCCAGCTGCGGGACGGCGTGGAATTTACGGCCGGTACGTTCATGACCGGTAAATTCCCGTTCATGATGTTCGGTTTGCCCGCTGCCGCGCTGGCCATCTACCACGAGGCAAGACCGGAGCACAAGAAATATGTCGCCGGCATTATGGGCTCGGCTGCCCTGACCTCGTTCCTGACAGGAATCACGGAGCCGCTTGAGTTCTCCTTCCTGTTCGTGGCGCCGCTGCTGTTCGCAGTCCATGCGCTGTTTGCCGGATTGTCCTTCATGACGATGCATATTCTGGGCACGAAGATCGGCATGACCTTCTCCGGGGGGCTTATCGATTACATGATCTTCGGCGTCATCCCGAACCGGACACCGTGGTGGAATGTGCTGATCGTCGGCGCGATCCTGGCGGTCATCTACTATTTCGGCTTCCGATTCGTCATCCGGAAGTTCAATCTGAAGACGCCTGGCCGCGAAGATGCCGCGGCTGCGACAGACTCGGGCTCGAAAGCTTCGGGAAGCAGCAAGGACGAGCTGCCGTCCAATATTCTGACCGCACTCGGAGGACAGACGAATATCGCTCATCTGGATGCTTGCATTACCCGGCTTCGGGTGGAAGTCAAAGACAAGGGCAATGTCGATAAAGCCAGATTGAAGCAGCTTGGAGCATCCGGAGTGCTTGAGGTCGGCAACAATATCCAGGCGATCTTCGGAACCCGTTCCGATACGATTAAATCGCAGATCCAGGATATTATTTCCGGGAAAGCAGCTCCAACTGAAACAACCTCTGCCACGGCGGGTTCGCCTGGGGAGGACGCACCGGTTCAACCAGTCGTCTCGAATGAGCAGGCCGGTGATACGGATGCAGCGGAAGGGACGCTTGTCTCGGAGCAGATCGTGTCTCCGGTAGACGGCGAGCTGATGGATATATCCCATGTGCCGGATCCGGTCTTTTCGGAGCGCATGACAGGCGATGGATTCGCGGTTGTGCCACATAACGGAACCATTGCTTCACCGGTCAACGGCAAAGTGTTTAACGTATTCCCGAGCAAGCACGCGGTCGGCATCATGTCGGACGGCGGCAAGGAAGTGCTCGTCCATATCGGCGTAAATACGGTGAAGCTGAAGGGACAAGGATTTACCGTGCTTGTCGAGGAAGGCGATGCTGTAACCGCAGGACAGCCGATTATGCAGGTCGATCTGGAGTATGTGAAAGAGAATGCCAAATCCATCATTTCTCCGATCATCTTCTCGAATCTGCCGGAAGGCGCAGCGGTTAAGCTGAACAAAACCGGTGATGTAAAGAGCGGCGAAGAGGCCATCATCACGATCACCAAGGGGTAA
- a CDS encoding 50S ribosomal protein L25: protein MAKGNNVQLTAQVRNEFTRGSRRALRERGGVPGVVYGGGDESIPVAVDLKETAKLFHTGRSEVFHLDIPGSGQIPVLIKDIQKRRGNVAHIDFLRISMNKPVRVSIPVEYHGTAAGTKTGGILQTQVTELEVEGLPGELPTALEADVSSLEIGDKLTVADIQVPKGITLHASDEEVLATVIVPRAVEAAETEAPADADEAAAEEKTDES, encoded by the coding sequence ATGGCAAAAGGAAACAACGTTCAACTCACCGCACAAGTGCGAAATGAATTTACAAGGGGTTCACGGCGAGCGCTTCGAGAGAGAGGCGGCGTTCCGGGTGTTGTATACGGCGGGGGCGACGAAAGCATTCCCGTAGCCGTTGATTTGAAGGAGACGGCCAAGCTGTTTCATACCGGACGCTCGGAAGTGTTCCATCTGGACATTCCAGGCTCTGGCCAGATTCCCGTATTGATTAAAGATATACAGAAGAGACGCGGAAACGTCGCTCATATTGATTTTCTTCGCATATCGATGAATAAGCCTGTACGTGTCAGCATTCCGGTCGAATATCATGGAACCGCTGCCGGAACCAAAACAGGCGGGATCCTGCAAACGCAAGTAACAGAGCTTGAAGTCGAGGGACTGCCGGGCGAGCTGCCGACGGCGCTTGAAGCCGATGTGTCCTCGCTCGAAATCGGCGATAAGCTCACCGTTGCCGATATTCAAGTGCCGAAGGGCATCACCCTGCACGCCTCGGATGAGGAAGTGCTAGCCACGGTCATCGTACCACGGGCCGTCGAGGCAGCCGAGACGGAAGCGCCTGCAGACGCAGACGAAGCTGCGGCCGAAGAGAAGACAGACGAATCCTAA
- a CDS encoding DeoR/GlpR family DNA-binding transcription regulator: MNPLRRYEKIMEYLLTYKEVTVADLSRQLEVSGKTIREDLTKLEEQGLIVRVHGGAVLAQSDQFGILPSREPLAKHADEKSEIADKALAHIQGGDIIALDGGSTTLEIARKLGDTELTVVTNDVYIISELASKSSIRLVVPGGYRVRNMLAGPEGVAYVKQLNIQKAFISATGVHLDHGLSIYTGDLIAFKRALIDTSIEVYAVVDHHKFGQTALRTFSTLHELSGIITDKGLPGETYSRYTAAGIKLE, encoded by the coding sequence ATGAACCCGCTGCGGCGTTATGAAAAAATCATGGAATACCTTCTGACCTACAAGGAAGTAACCGTGGCCGATTTGAGCCGCCAGCTTGAGGTCAGCGGCAAAACGATCCGCGAAGATCTGACAAAGCTGGAGGAGCAAGGACTGATCGTGCGCGTGCACGGTGGAGCCGTGCTGGCCCAGAGCGATCAGTTCGGGATTTTGCCTTCAAGGGAGCCCCTTGCCAAGCATGCGGATGAGAAATCCGAGATTGCGGACAAGGCCTTGGCTCATATACAGGGAGGCGACATCATCGCACTCGATGGAGGCAGCACGACATTGGAAATCGCCCGCAAGCTGGGGGATACCGAACTGACGGTCGTTACCAATGACGTCTATATTATCAGCGAGCTGGCTTCTAAGAGCAGCATCCGTCTCGTCGTACCGGGCGGATACCGCGTTCGGAACATGCTTGCCGGCCCCGAAGGCGTAGCGTATGTGAAGCAGCTGAACATACAGAAGGCGTTCATCTCGGCAACCGGTGTCCATCTCGATCACGGGCTGTCGATATATACAGGTGATCTGATCGCCTTTAAACGGGCTTTGATCGACACCTCGATCGAGGTATACGCGGTTGTCGACCATCACAAATTCGGCCAAACGGCGCTCCGCACATTTTCCACGCTGCATGAGCTTTCCGGGATCATTACCGATAAGGGCTTGCCGGGAGAAACGTACAGCCGGTACACTGCCGCAGGCATCAAACTGGAATAG
- the ptsP gene encoding phosphoenolpyruvate--protein phosphotransferase, whose protein sequence is MNNLKGIAASAGIAIARAFILEHPDYSISQKQVTDIDAELAKLDAALAQSQTELEAIKARTLQELGEKKAEIFESHLLILNDPELIDPVKEKIKSESVNAEYALNETAAQFIQMFENMKSAYLQERAADMRDVTKRILKHLLGLNYVSPSEISEEVIVVAEDLTPSDTAQLNRKYVKGFTTNIGGRTSHSAIMARSLEIPAVVGTKNVLSSVQSGDLMIVDGLEGDVIINPTEAIVAQYRAKQEAYAKQVEEWKKLRTEPTVSKDGVHVELAANIGTPNDVAGVLDNGGEAVGLYRTEFLYMGRDKLPSEEIQYVAYKSVLEKMEGKPVVVRTLDIGGDKELPYLDLPKEMNPFLGFRAVRLCLDRQDIFRTQLRALLRASVHGNLRIMFPMIATLGEFREAKAVLEEEKAKLEAEGIQVASNIQLGIMVEIPSTAVLADQFAKEVDFFSIGTNDLIQYTMAADRMNERVSYLYQPYNPAILRLIKMVIDAAHREGRWVGMCGEMAGDSTAIPILLGLGLDEFSMSATSILPARSQISKLSRAEMQTLAAKALEMGTAEEVVELVRAIDAANA, encoded by the coding sequence ATGAATAATCTGAAAGGAATCGCGGCATCGGCTGGTATTGCGATTGCCCGGGCTTTCATCCTCGAGCATCCTGATTATTCGATCAGCCAAAAGCAGGTGACGGACATAGACGCCGAGCTTGCGAAGCTCGATGCCGCTTTGGCTCAGTCCCAGACTGAGCTGGAAGCGATCAAGGCGCGGACGCTTCAGGAGCTTGGCGAGAAGAAGGCTGAGATTTTCGAATCTCACCTTCTCATTCTGAACGACCCCGAGCTGATTGATCCGGTTAAGGAGAAAATCAAGTCCGAGTCGGTTAATGCAGAATATGCGTTAAACGAAACGGCAGCGCAGTTCATCCAGATGTTCGAGAACATGAAAAGCGCTTATCTGCAGGAACGGGCTGCCGACATGCGTGACGTGACGAAGCGCATCCTGAAGCATTTGCTTGGACTGAATTATGTCAGCCCTTCGGAAATCAGCGAGGAAGTGATAGTCGTTGCCGAGGACTTGACGCCATCGGATACGGCGCAGCTGAACCGCAAATATGTGAAGGGCTTTACGACGAACATTGGCGGCCGGACCTCGCATTCGGCCATCATGGCCCGGTCGCTTGAAATTCCGGCCGTTGTCGGAACGAAGAATGTGCTGTCCTCGGTTCAGAGCGGCGACCTCATGATCGTTGACGGCCTGGAAGGCGATGTCATCATCAATCCGACCGAGGCGATCGTTGCCCAATATCGCGCCAAGCAAGAGGCTTATGCAAAGCAGGTAGAGGAGTGGAAGAAGCTTCGCACCGAGCCGACCGTATCGAAGGACGGCGTGCATGTCGAGCTGGCAGCCAATATCGGTACGCCTAACGACGTGGCCGGCGTATTGGATAACGGCGGCGAAGCGGTCGGCCTGTATCGTACCGAGTTTCTGTATATGGGCAGAGACAAGCTGCCTTCCGAAGAGATTCAATATGTCGCGTACAAGTCGGTCCTGGAGAAAATGGAAGGCAAGCCGGTTGTCGTCCGGACGCTGGATATCGGCGGCGACAAGGAGCTTCCTTACCTCGATTTGCCGAAGGAAATGAACCCGTTCCTCGGTTTCCGCGCGGTTCGCCTGTGCCTTGACCGCCAGGATATATTCAGAACGCAGCTGCGCGCGCTGCTTCGCGCCAGCGTTCACGGCAACCTGCGCATCATGTTCCCGATGATCGCTACGCTCGGCGAATTCCGGGAAGCCAAAGCCGTTCTTGAAGAAGAGAAGGCGAAGCTGGAGGCCGAAGGAATCCAGGTTGCGAGCAATATCCAGCTGGGGATTATGGTCGAAATTCCGTCAACGGCGGTGCTGGCTGACCAATTCGCCAAGGAAGTGGATTTCTTCAGCATCGGCACCAATGATCTGATTCAATATACGATGGCGGCGGACCGTATGAACGAACGCGTATCCTATCTGTATCAGCCGTACAATCCGGCGATTCTTCGCCTGATTAAAATGGTCATTGACGCTGCCCACCGCGAAGGCCGCTGGGTCGGCATGTGCGGCGAAATGGCCGGCGATTCAACGGCGATTCCGATCTTGCTCGGACTGGGGCTGGATGAGTTCAGCATGAGCGCAACCTCAATCCTTCCGGCACGCAGCCAGATCAGTAAGCTGTCCCGCGCCGAGATGCAGACGCTCGCAGCGAAAGCGCTGGAGATGGGAACCGCGGAGGAAGTGGTCGAGCTGGTTCGTGCGATCGACGCTGCGAACGCGTAA
- the kduD gene encoding 2-dehydro-3-deoxy-D-gluconate 5-dehydrogenase KduD yields the protein MNRFDLTGKTALVTGSARGLGQGIAIALAEAGADIVAVSMNTSAETIEAVKSFGRKASEIRVDLSDQSKLEDTFSQALQLNGRVDILVNNAGIIRRTPAKDHPVQDWLDVIDLNLNTVFMLSQLAGRHMIERGSGKIINICSMLSYQGGINVPGYTASKHGVAGLTKALANEWAASGIQVNGIAPGYIETDNTEAIRQDKERRASITERIPAGRWGKPEDIGGPAVFLASAASDYMNGHILCVDGGWMAR from the coding sequence ATGAACAGGTTTGATTTAACAGGCAAAACCGCGCTGGTCACCGGATCGGCGCGCGGCTTGGGTCAGGGAATCGCCATTGCTCTCGCCGAGGCGGGAGCCGATATCGTAGCGGTGTCCATGAATACAAGCGCGGAAACGATTGAGGCCGTAAAGTCGTTCGGCCGAAAGGCTTCGGAAATTCGGGTGGACTTAAGTGACCAGAGCAAGCTTGAGGATACGTTCAGTCAGGCGCTGCAGCTAAATGGACGCGTTGACATCCTCGTTAACAACGCCGGCATCATTCGGCGCACACCAGCCAAAGATCATCCGGTGCAGGACTGGCTTGACGTGATCGATCTGAATCTGAACACGGTCTTTATGCTGTCCCAGCTTGCCGGAAGACATATGATCGAGCGCGGAAGCGGAAAAATTATCAATATCTGCTCCATGCTGTCCTATCAAGGCGGAATCAATGTGCCGGGATATACGGCCAGCAAGCATGGCGTTGCCGGTCTGACCAAGGCTTTGGCCAACGAATGGGCAGCCAGCGGTATTCAGGTCAACGGCATCGCGCCGGGTTACATCGAAACCGATAATACCGAGGCGATTCGTCAAGACAAGGAGCGCCGGGCATCCATTACCGAACGGATTCCGGCCGGACGCTGGGGCAAGCCGGAAGATATCGGCGGTCCTGCCGTATTCCTGGCCTCGGCCGCTTCCGATTATATGAACGGTCATATTCTGTGCGTTGACGGCGGCTGGATGGCCCGTTAA
- a CDS encoding HPr family phosphocarrier protein codes for MQQTFRIIDEDGIHARPATALVNTANKFQDTNSFAESNGKKVTLKSILGVLSLGLEQGDTLTLITEGGNESEALQALQEVMINEGLGELHE; via the coding sequence ATGCAACAAACTTTCAGAATTATCGACGAAGACGGAATCCATGCACGCCCTGCAACAGCACTGGTTAACACAGCTAACAAATTCCAGGACACGAATTCTTTCGCGGAATCCAACGGCAAGAAAGTGACGTTGAAATCCATTCTTGGCGTGCTGTCCCTCGGTCTTGAGCAAGGTGATACGCTGACGCTGATTACTGAAGGCGGCAACGAGAGCGAAGCGCTTCAAGCGCTCCAGGAAGTCATGATCAACGAAGGGCTAGGGGAACTTCATGAATAA